AATTAGGGATGCaagttatatttattttgggtcATTGGGTCGAGCCAAAACTTTGATAAAATGAACTAAGATGGTATATGCATAATTAATTTAGGAGAAGAAATGAACTAGGATGGCATGTCATAGTAACTATTTAGTTGACCCATAAAACACCGTTGGGTACCCACTTTCATCCTTAGCCATAATATATAAGATAGTAGTATTGATGAGGCATTTACATGCACTAGAGTCTAACCATTTCAATGCCCAGTTCATTGATACGGAGCATGTTTTCGATGTCCTGAAAATCGAACATGATATCATGGATGTCATTCCTACCTCCGGATCGTACGGAGTATATATGGTTGTGAGCCCAAGTCTACATGCTCTCTTCTACCAACTATGTATCCTCTACATGTAACTTGGAACCCCACGATTGCCCAGTTCGGTAGAATGTCTTTACCTACTCAAACTCTATAGGACAATTGCATAAATCTGGAATTTGATCAACCCCAACTTCCATTTTTTCACTCCGTGTTAGTGAGGGCAAAAGAAAAGCCCGGTCATCTACTGGCACTAGAATTTGAATTATCCTTTGACTTAGCCTTTTTAGCAGATTTCTTTTTTTCAATGTGCCAAGTATCCAAAATATCTAGCCCTTCCTTCTAGTTCTGGTAAGCCCATAACACTCGAGGCAGCTGTTGTTCTTTGTGGTGCTGGTGAAGCTGGGGCTGGTGGCGAAGCTAGTGGAGTATGCTCTCATGATCGGGCAACCGTAGCCGTAGCCTGTGGTGATGCctctcgtggtggtggtggtggtggtggtggtggtggtggtggtggtgataacAGGGCATGTGGTAATGGCTCTCAAGGTGGTGGTGATAGCGGGGCATGTAGTGATGGatcttgtggtggtggtggtgatgttcGAGCTGACGGTGATAGCAGGGCCTGTCGTGATGTCTCTCGTGGTTGTGGTGATGTTCGAGCTGGCGGTAATAGCGAGGCCTATGGAGATGGCtctcgtggtggtggtgctagCGAGGTGTGGAGATGGCAGAGCCGATATACTCTGCTCTAGTGGTGCCTcctcttgttgttgttgtgttgGTGCTGTCAAGAAATGATCCGGATTAGTCaaaggttctggaccatccagTATGATATATCTTGTTTATAAGACTGATCCGTACTGTTGACACATTCTTCAAGGTAATTCTTTCCATATTTAGTGGGGATGTCTATATCATTATCCTCATAGCTTGATTTCAAGAGCTCCTCCACTTGTAAATAAGCCCATATGAGCGATATTAGTTTTCCCTTGAATAAACCCCCTATCGGATCCACCTAAAAAGAACATAGAACATATGAATGCAAAGTACAAACTTGCttgttgcaaaggaaagaaacattttatttttaaccttgtGATCTAATTTTGTTACATTTGAAATGGATAGGTTCCCTAATTTGAGAAATCCAAATTTCTACCAAAAGCTAATGGTGCTTCCAAAGTGTTGGAAAGGATTAATGATAAGGCGTATAAACTTAAGCTACCTGCAGATTTTGGGGTTAGTCCCAACAGCTAATGGTCCTTTCAAATGCAAGAAAGGGGAAGGATGATGAGGACGTACCTTCTACCGATACAACCATGCCTATTCAAAGACCAATGACTCAATAAGCTCGCGCACGACAACTTAACTATTAGGTAATGTCATTCCTCGCTATCCAAACAAGTTATCCTTAGAATGTGGTGCTATTAAATCCTTGTGATGATTTTCTTACAATCAAGAACTTGGAACATGAACTAGAGTGAAGAGTGGACTACAATGACAACAAAAAGGTGGAAGAAGGCATGAGGAAAGAAAGATCGGACAAAAGAATAAGATTGCAAGTTCGGACCTCCAGGAACTGACAACTTCCTTGAGAAGTAATTCTTTGCTCCGAAGGGTGTTAGAGGCACATGAGCACTTGTTAGCAAGATCTTCAAGTCTACTTTCAGATGGACCAAGAAATACCATCATAGTCCTTCAGAGTTGCCCAGAAACTACAAACAGATGTTCGGACCTCCAATCTTGGCCTAACAGCCTTGTATCAAGTTAAGCCACTAGGGGCTAGCTATTCTATGTTAGGGTTTACATCCTCCCATGCTTCATGTATAACTCCGTGTATAAATACATGCCCCATCTGCCATGACAAGGGTGCattttgtttagatgcaaattTAGCTACCGCTACTTCCTTGTAAACGCGTGTCGATTGGACCACCCGATTTGCTTGTTTTTTTAACCCGAAACTTGTATGTACTGGGTTCATCCTTTGGGCAAGATCTATTTGTTGTTTTTCTTGTCCACTTATTCTTACTTattcttcgatttgcttgcagGTTTAAGATTGTTCTTGCCACATAAAGAACATCACAAATCGGAGACGGTGTAATTGTCGCTAAGGCGCAGCCCCTTGTGGTATTGTAGTCGGGCATCACAACGCGTTGGTCTCTCCttcaaatcgagttatccccAACTTTCATCGAAAGATCAGGAACGAACCCAAATCAGTTCTATCAAGTGTAAAAGTACAATTGGCAGCTTCATCAAAAGATTGATCGGTAACTTTAATCGTCCTGATATAGAGATTTTCTATGCATCATAGTTTTACATAATCATTAGGctattcttttttgttttccAGGAAGTAAAGATACGGTTTGAACCAAATGGTGGCCAACTCTCGCCTACCTGCTGGTCGTGGTTGTGCAATTGCTGCGCTGTTGATGGCGGTGAAACCCGCCGTGGAGGCCGTACGGGCAGGAAGCGCACCCTGGCTTCTGCAGGCAAGCTGTTTGTGCATACCTCTTTGCTCCTCCTGCCTGGATGCATCGCTCAGCGATTGCAGCCAGTGCTTCCTTTTGTTGCCGTTAGTGCATAGGACCAAGCCAGCATGGCAGCATCCATACTATATGCCACTGCCTTCATTTAGACCTTCACCAGCAGTAATTCTAACGTATTGATACTGAACAAAGAAGGAACGCATTGATatacctctttttttttgtacatgtgtgtgtgttggtggggggggtgggggggggagggggctgATCGTCTACTAAATCATCATTTAATTGTCGTCTGCTGAGGGTGTGAATGAAACTTAATATTTGCTTCTGCAACGAAATGAAATTAAGGCACCAACATCTAACCGAAATTTGATTATTGAGGTTgctctaattttttttgcaagcaAGAGCACTCTCGCTACTATTGTGAAACTGTTGTATCTCTCTAAAAAAGTAGTAGAATTTTAATCTTtacagtttttttatttttttgtatgtttcaTAATAATCTGTTAGAAATTAGAATGTTTTCTAAGGTCGTGAAAGTACTTTCCAAAGACATCCTATGCACATGATGCTTGTATTTCAAACTTATTTATTAATAAGGTACGGTCCaagattcaaaaaaatttggctGGATCTCTCTAAAGCATCAATAAATCGTTAGTTCTAAGAAATATAATCGTACATGTAATTTTAGAAGGAATAGGACgtgacaaaaaaaattcataaatgcAATCATGCGCAACGTGTCTCCCATGTATCACTACGctcctctgtttcgcaaccttatAGCAGAGGTTTAACTTGCACTTGCGTGCCCTGTCACTCCTTGGGTTAACTGAGGTTGTGCTCACTGGTCACTGCACTCATCGCACTAGGCTATACCATTTTGGCAAGCCTTCGGCTACGCCAAGAAAAGTAGCCCATGGCACACGGGTGCCGCGTCAGCATAGGCCATGCACTCACAGGGAACAGGGAATCACCAAAGGAAGATATCACCGAGAGAATGTAAACTGCAAAGCTATATAATTGGTCCTCACCATATGCGTGTGCCACCATACACAACAGTACGAGGGAAGTAGAGACTTTCAACAGAAGTGGACAACTGAAGAATCAGAATCCAGAAAGACAGCATTCTGAATGGCGAAAATATTATATCATTTATTCATGGTAAACTAGCTGTACAAAAACTAGATACAGCACAGTTCAAAGTACAGTTGTTGCGTATGCGTACAGAAAGCTTCAGTCGTCACAATTATTCCTTTACAGGCATAGTTGACATCGCAGTTTTGCCCATCGTGTCTGCTAGTTATGAGGTTGAACATCGGCACTAATAGAGCATCTATGTAGACACGGGATGGTCTTTCAAGAACCTAACCAGGAGATCATTCACCTTGTCTGGGAACTGCTCCTGAACAAAATGGCTTCCTTCAGGGATGTAGGCGATCTTCAGGTCTGGTACGAATTTCTCCATTATGCCGTCTTTCAAAACAGACTCGATCCCAGGGAATTTGTAGACATAATCCTTCTCCCCCATGACAACAAACACTGGGACTTGGAATTTTGGATCTTCAATTGCATTCGCCTTATGGAGAGACCTACCATATGAAGCATACACATAGATTCTGTCAAGAACCATGAAACCAATGTTAGTGAGTGCCAATTTGCTACAGTTACCTATATGGCATCTCCAGTGGATATCGGAAACCAGATTTCTCATAGAGTGAAGCATATACAGCGAGATCATCCTCAGTGAACCACTCAGGAAGAGGTGTTGACAAGTCTGCAAGGTCCATAATCTCTTGATCTTGTTTTGCTATTGGGATCTCGCTCCTAGAAAAGAGAATGTAGATGGTTCGCACAACTCTCTTGACATCATACCGGCCAAAGTCAGACTCCGCTCTTCCTTGTTCCTACAAATATAAGCTTCCCCTATCACTCTATGCTCAATTTGGCCAtggatttatatatatatttcagaTCAGAGAATAACCCGCCAGCGCAAAATGTAGAAGCCTTCTGGCAAGTTGGTGAAGGATGAGCTACCGTGAAGAAAGGGGATCCCCAAACACATAACACCACATGTGCGGCTAGGGTGATGAAGAGCAAAATAATAGGCTGGCCTGGCTCCGAAATCCTTCGCTACAAGGAAAGCCTGTCACAAggtaaagatttttttttctctgaggAAAACATCACATGGCACAAACTAGAAGCATAGAAATAGTTTACAAGGAAGCTGATAATATACTTACGATCTTTTTGGTTAGAATGAGAAAATAATAATACATTTTAATTTCTGTATATATAGGTGTTGTGGTGATCAAATTGACCAGGAGCACAAGTCTGATTCCTGCTGGTGCCTACATCCCTGTATAAACACCAGTATGACAAATTGATGCAACCAAACTACGGACATAACAAAGACATGGAAGATAATAAAAATAAGCAACTCTGTAGAATAAAACTGAtaagaatgtttttttttctaaaaatacacAGGATTCAAATTGAGTTGCTCAACTGTCCACCTTATTTGGGAGAAGTTTTGTATAAAACTGCAAAGAAGTTGGACTGAAAATTGTTTcccctttgttttttttctccacATCTAAAACTACAATTGAAGTATGTTTGCCCAAATGATTCCTATCGTCACATAGCCCAACCCATGGTTGTGAAGGAATTCTTCATTCTGTCACTTTCCTATGGTAAACATATCCTTGGAATTGCAGAAATTTAACACAAATTTTCCATAAAGCCCTACTTTATCCACATTAcaaatttctgaatttttctTACAAATCATCCAAGGCTTGAGAAATCGATTTCAAATccttgaaaaaaaaagtagccCTGACAGAAGTCAGAACATTCTTCCACGGTTGTACCCATCAAGTCCTGACTTTTGACGACTTGGTGTGGTGTTACTTTACTTATGTAGTATCTGCGGAGCTAACCGTACCCACTACCCACCTCACTGAACCAATATCTACCAAGAAAATTTTTCCCCAACCAAGACCAGACAATGCAATCCAAACAGTGACTCCCAAAAATCGGCAGCGCTACCTTGGGAATAGAAAGAGCATCCAGGATGGCGAGGAGATCCTCCACCAGGTCGTCGTACgacgccgcctccggctccggcggctgGTCCGAGAGCCCGTACCCACGCCAGTCCAGCGCGACGGCGCGgtagccggcggcggccacggccagcATCTGATGGCGCCACGAGTACCAAATCTCCGGGAAACCGTGCAGGAACAGCACCGTCCCCAGCTCCCCTGCAACAAAAGCGACATCAGAGTCAGAGTCGTCGGCTTGCTTTAAGCTTGAGCGctgtttcagaaaaaaaaacaaaaaaatgtgtgtgtgtgtgtgtgtggggggggggggggggcaaatctggagctcgccggcgagcaaCAGAAACCTTTGCCTGCTTGGGCTACGTGGAGGTTGAGACCTCGGATGGGCAGATGGCTGTGCTCAAGCTCAACCTGCTGATCCCTGATCATGGCCATCTCTGCTTTGGTTCTTTGGAAGCGATTGCAACAGCAGAGTCGAGATTTGAGAGCTTTGATCTTCGGGGGTTGCGACTTCGCTGAGTGGATTGTGGACAGTAAGGATGCGGGGCCTACATGTAAGGCTTATGAGCGGCAGGATTCCATGTCCTGTTTTATTCCGTCATTTCTCTAATCATTGtgatttgtcaaaaaaaaaatttactatgggaaacaaaaaaaattgaaaaatacaaaatatgTGAATTGGAAAATACAAAATATGCGAGGAGACCCGTCATGTTCTTTTATCCTGCCTCTACACACAAGTTTCAATCCATATCAAGAGGTGAAAAATCACCTTATAATATGAAAAGTCTAATTGGTTTGATTCCAAAATTTGTCTTTGGCAAAACTAGAGAAGGCCAAAATATTGGCAAAATTGTTTTTGCCAAAATCTTGGCAAGTACTTTGTGAGGTGGGCTACTCTTTTTTATTCTAATTAAATGAGTGTCAAAATTTATAGATGCCAAAACTTGGGCAAGGCAAATTTTAGAACCAAACCGATCACTCTAACTCACTAATAGCTGCCACACACAATACAAACAGAACTATGACAAACGAAGCTATTTAAGTATCTACGATGTAACGGAAAATGCCACATGAATTGACAATTAACCATCAGCCCACATGACGGAATGGGCCAGTTTGCAAGAGAACCTAGGCCCAATAACAATTCAAGGACACAAGTTTGTTGTTACATTAGGAGCCAGTGAGCCACCATTTCTCCCTCCATGCTTATAAACTAGTGTACAGCGCGCGCGATAGCGCGCGGGCACGTGAAAGATGTTTCACTTTGTGATCTTGCTTTAATTGTATCATTTGGTTTGATTTGTGTATTAAATAGTAATAAAAGATGTTAAGTGTTTGAGCAATATGAATGTGCAATTGAGAGATAGGAACATTTAATAGCAGATTATTTGCATTATGAATTAAAACATACGGGTGTTCAACTAAAGTAAGGAAACATCGAAATAGGATAGCTAATTTGCCAGTTCACTGATATGACGGCAGCTAAAATAACAAGTACTACTACAAAGCACAAATATTACAAATGTTCGGTTCAATAGAAATAACTAAAAGTGGGTCTAACACTACTTCAGCTAAACCTTGGTGGAGATGTCTTAATAATGAGCTGCAAGCCCGTCGAACGACCGTTATGGTGTGCCGTTGAACGCCTACAATTAGATGTCACATGGTAAACGCCTACAATTAGATGTCACATGGTAAACGTCTATTAGCATAGGAAGCATAGCTTTGTATAAGCTGCAATCTACATCAAATAAGTAGTTAGTTTAGTACCTGTGGTAGGCGGCAGTTTAAACGATGTCAAAGGCGTCTTTTAGTGTAGAGGAATAAAGCAATGAGGTAGTACTCAAATACGGTTAAAAGAGCCTGGATGCAGTGTGCCACTGTTAAGAGAAAAGAAGGTACCAGCTGCAATAGGAGAGTGTTGATTGCTTTGGACTTAATGGTTGGATGAGATTCAGGTAAGCTAAGAATAAAGGTAACTTTCCAGACAAATGATGCCATTGTAACACAGAGTTTCGTGTTTCTGATAGCTGTGAAACACCCAGTGTACGAACTTTGAATAAAAGAGCCGGCGGCGGAAGCAATTCATACCCTGTTTAATTGCTGTAGATGATGCAATGGCAAAAGGAGAGAGTTAGCGTCAATTTTGACAGCAATTGAAACAGAAATGTGAAAAGGAGCACACGTGGTCAACTTGGACGGCAGGGACAGTAAACAGCAGGTAGCAGTAGATGCAATGGCCAGATGATGGCAGGGGCGGCTAGGATGACTTGACCCGGGTTGTTTGGTTTGAGGGATTAAACTTTAGTCTATATCATATCAAAGAGAATGTtagtatttaaaagtattaaataaagattaattataaaactaattgcagaacccTAAGACTAAactatgagacgaatctaatgaggtatattaatccataattaaagaatggttactgtagcatcactgtagcgaattatagattaattaggcttattagattcgtctcgcgaattagcactcagctgtcaaaaaatatttataaacagattttatttaatactccaaaatagtaagattctttttgatgtgatagagactTAAAAAAAGTCAATTTGTTCCACAGAGAAATGTCGTGAAACACCACCATATCCTCCTCCAATAACTAACACTTGTGCGTCATCAAACAAATAGAGATTACCTCCAATAAATTTTGGAAGCTTGATACATGCATCTTTTGAAAAGCATGAATGCCTAAGTTCACCTGGTCAGTATCAATTTCTTTACAAACAATTCTTAAAATCTATGCAAACTGCACGGATATGACAGCAAAAGGGGTCCATATGGGATTTACCTTCTTGGGATCTTTGATGGAGCAAAGGGGGAAGTGGGTAATCATCTATTGGTATGGGCACTCATCCCTCTTGTTAGATATATGTCGAATTACTCTGATGTGCACTCTAACACCTCTCAGTAACCTGAATTActttatccaaaaaaaaaaactcggccgagtggggaaagaccgccccaccggtattagcTTAAGAAGAAGCatcggcttccccgaccgagaaaatccccgaaccctggccccgccctgacactgggagacgTAACCCCTAGGAACTacctgcctgggccatgtaagggtcctcagTCCGACGTGGGTCGTCTcacaaccagtgctttggcacacggggccagcgaggggatttttttatcCAGCACGAGCACCTCTTGCCGAATGGAGAGGACTACAATAGAGAATAGAGAAACAGATTAATCTCCCATTATGAGCAATGGAAGGGGACCAATTGCAGGCAGCTTGAGTTGaagttaaaaaataataataattactTGGAAAACAATGACATTTTGATAGTCCAACTTCCCTTGGAACAGCACATTTTCCACCTTCAAAGACGAAGCCTCACCTATCATGGACACAAGAGAATCCCTGAGGAAAAGCAGCTAAACCACGCGCCTGACATGAGTTTTGCAGCAAGAGAATAAAAATGCATAGATACGATCTCAGTAGCagcagaacaaaaaaaaatatctctTGTGCCCAAATTAAGTTACCTTAGAGTACAAAATTAGTCTCCTTTGCCAAAAGGATAATCAGGTTTGTAAGGACATGAGGAATCTGATAGACGAATGGCGAACCCAAACGGACTCAGCGGAGCATAGGAGCAGCGCGGCACCGAACAAGCAGCAAGGCCACAGCAACGAGCACAGGTAACAGAGACGCACCAGGCCACATGGGGCTGATCTCGGAGAACCACCCGGGGATGACAACAGGAGATCCCTGCCTGCTGGCCGGTCCCGGCGGCCAGCTCGGCCGCACCCCGCCGCCACAGTCCTCCACGGTCTCCCGCACCTTCTTGGTCACCGCCTCggcctccaccccgccgccaccgcccgcccccGACGCCCTGAgcgcgctgccgccggagcccgccgccgccgcgcgcctctgcctcgccgcgcctccacgacccgcctcgccatggcggccgctcgccgcaccgcccgccgtggccatggccgtgCCCACCGAGCTCTGCCTGCCACGCCCGCGGAGCTCTGCCTGCCCGCCGAGCTCGGCCACGGGCGGTGGGGAGGGCCGCCGGAGAAGGATGAGCACGGGGAGGGCCGCCTCgcggagaagaggaaggagagggaggaggaaggggagggaggagccgccgccacGAGGGACGCGGGCACCGCCATGGCCCCACCGCGAGGGACGCAGCCGCCGTGCGCCTAGGGCCCGGACGCGTACGCCACCATTAGGGACGCGGCTGCCGCTGCCCCactggcgccccgctcggcgCCGGAATGGCTAGGAGGCAGGGGCGCCATGGATGGCCTGGGAGGCCCAGCCACGCCGGCTGCttggccacgccacgccaccgcgTCCGCCgggcctcgccaccgccgcctgcctGCGGGCCACGGCGGTGCTCGCCCGCCCAAGGCCGCGGCAGCGCGGAGCTCCCCGGCCTGCGTGCCGCAtcgccccggccgccccgccgttGAGCCTTTTCTCACGCCTTCCACCCCCTTCTTTTCGTTCGCTCGCCGCCGCTTCGGTGCCCTGCACGCCTGCGGCCCCgccccgccatggccgtcgcACGCGCAAGGGAGGGGGCGGCACTGCGCGGCGAGGCAGGAGGGAGGAGGATGGGGCGGAGcctctccttttttttaccGGTTGCTGTAAAAAGTTGTGTGAACTCACGCTCACGTGTGCTGCGGCAATGTGAAATGTTGATGACAGGTTCCGCGTGTGGACAAAAAGCTGGGTGTGGTGAAGGGGGCACCGCGTAGGACCGAAGCAGCGCAGCACTGCAAACGCGGAGTGATAAGATCACCAACCGAAGCAGCGCAGCACTGCAAACGCGGAGTGATAAGATCATCAAACAAATTCAATCGGACGGTGAACTTTTTTCGGAGCGACGTGGACCTGCTGAGAGCGCGGGAAGCCTACGCGCTCTCACATATAGAAATATATACAAGAATAGGGTTGCctcgattcaaaaaaaaaaagatagtgtTGCCAACTTTCTCATCTCACCTTTCCTAATAGTGTCCAACCTCGGACAATTTGCAAGGATAGATCCCAATAGTTGATGTTAACGGTAGAGAGGAATCAGTCAATTCTTAAGAAAGAAAGAATGAATATATATTAGTGAGCTACAGTACATACAACTGTCCGAATATATTTGGGAGCTAAGAACCTAAAGGGCATGAGACCCATCACATGCATCCAGGCCTCGAGACAAGATAGCTTCCATAGCCAAGAGTAACTCAAGACCAACGGATCGTGGAGTACTGTTGGGGTAGCGTGATGGCCATGAAGGTGAATACACTACTAAAAAAACTTAACCGGGATTTTTAAAAAGACTCTCGAAGACGGGTATAATTTTAAACCACTACTACGTAACAGGACTTTGATCCCCACATTTATTCCGGCTGCCGTTGGACCCGGAACCAATAGAaatttttgtcccgggtccaacggctagcctgaCACACGGGAGTgcaagggccttttgtcccggttggagccaccaaccaggaCTCTTTGGTCCCGGATGGTACCACCAACCCGGATCAAAGGGATCTCTACGACTTAGTACAAAAACTAGACATCTCATGTAGAATCACATGTGTTGTGTAGCTCGGATGGTAAGGAACTTGTGCTTGAGACAAGAGGTCTTGAGTTCAATTCCAGCCCACAATTAATGCCTGCAATTAACTGAGGTAGTTATGTTTTATTAATCGAGGCAGTTAAAAGAACTGTCTTGCAAAATCGACTAACAGAGGCGAGAGCCTTAAAATGTTCATCTCAAATGTTCATCTCAGTTATACATTAACTGAGACGGGTACGCTATAATGTCCGTCTCGGATAATACTGGCTCATATCGGAGCCCAAATAGCCTATTTCGGCCAGATATGTCGCTTGGAGTATATAAACATGAGTTAGTTACCTTGCTCATTCCTCTCCTTCTCCCAGCACCACCCCGAGCCGCCGCTCCTTCTTCACTCCTCCgtctccgcagcagcagcagaggagagcgGCGCAGCTCCTTCCCGGCCTCCCTTCCTGGCGGCGCGGGGAGCGGCAGCGGCTTTGGCGGTCGGCGACGGACACAGCGGGCGCGGCCTCGCTCACTGGATCTAGCAGGGGCAAGCACGGCGGCAGGTCCGGCCGGCGGGGCCAAGCGTGGCGTCGACGTCCCCGGATCCGGCATGGacgaggtgaggctgacggccTCCATATTGACGCCGACAGTGGGGCGATGCCGGTGGCATGCGAGCGCGgcgccctcctctctcctcctcgcCCCGGCACCATccggaggtggaggtagcggcGGCTAGGCTGGTCgatccggcggcgggcgcggaaaGGCCGGCGGATCCGTGGCGGCGGGCTCGGGGGCGGAGCGGGCGCGGTTGAGGCCAACGGATCCGGCGGCGCCACGGGCGAGGCAAGGGCACGAACGCGTGCAAGGCCGATGGGCTCGCCAGGCTTGTGATGGGCTCAACGGAccttcttttaaaaaaattattttattaaccgagacggGCAACAAATCGCCTCAAAAAATAGGCCATTTACAGTGATTTTACATCCGAGACGGTTGCAAAAAATGGCTCGATTAAGTGTTTTTGCCCACCTCAGTTAATTACTTTTTAGTAGTGATAGCTTTAGCAAATCGATAGTTGTAACGAGCCCAAAGAAGATTGAATGGGCATGCTTATAAGAAGATCTATGCCCAACAAATATTCAAGGATTGACAAATAGTCATCCATTAGAGTTGAAGAGAGACGTCACTACCTCACCCTCCCAACCTATGAATAGGAGGACAAGGCCTCTAACATGGAGAATGGATTTCTATACCCAAGAATATCTCCTCAGTTCATTCTTATCCATAGTTCAATGAACTGCAGCTACCTCAGTTCATCAAGAAAGATCCCAACAAGGGCTAAATAATATTTGTAAGCTTATGCCActctctttttttaataaaaagatTATCAGGCCAATTCACCCTCCTCATTGAGGAAGGATCGTACCAACAAAACGTTTAGGATTTTTGAGTTCTTGCTCCTACTTTAAAGTGAAATGGTGCTTTTCCTCCTATTTTTCCAAATGTACAATTTTGCCTCTGCTTTTGCACAAGGCACCGTTTACCTTGAAGTGAAATGGCGTTGTCACGTTGATCGCGTAGAGTGATATGAAAAAACATTGAATAGTGATCAAGATTTGTGCCTTGCCCTTGTGAAGAAATAAATCTGATTTGCGAAGAACCAAAATTTGACTGAGCAAGCTCTTTATGGGCTTCACAAATCACGTGCATCACCATCCTCGAAATTTAAAAGTAGTGCTCGCTGGTGCCT
The nucleotide sequence above comes from Panicum virgatum strain AP13 chromosome 3K, P.virgatum_v5, whole genome shotgun sequence. Encoded proteins:
- the LOC120699334 gene encoding bifunctional epoxide hydrolase 2-like — translated: MAMIRDQQVELEHSHLPIRGLNLHVAQAGKGELGTVLFLHGFPEIWYSWRHQMLAVAAAGYRAVALDWRGYGLSDQPPEPEAASYDDLVEDLLAILDALSIPKAFLVAKDFGARPAYYFALHHPSRTCGVMCLGIPFLHGSSSFTNLPEGFYILRWREQGRAESDFGRYDVKRVVRTIYILFSRSEIPIAKQDQEIMDLADLSTPLPEWFTEDDLAVYASLYEKSGFRYPLEMPYRSLHKANAIEDPKFQVPVFVVMGEKDYVYKFPGIESVLKDGIMEKFVPDLKIAYIPEGSHFVQEQFPDKVNDLLVRFLKDHPVST